Below is a genomic region from Borreliella mayonii.
TGAACACCTTTTATCACAAGCTTTTAAATCAGAAGTTAACGCCAAGAAAGTTAGAAGCGAATTGGCTTTAGAGAGGGCTAATTTAGAATTAGGATTTATACGTGCATTTAAGCAATATTCTGGTGTTGAACTTGCTAGCATATATACTAAAATAGAAAATTTAATAACTGAAATTGACGCTTTAAATAAAGCAAGTAGTAAAAAAAACAAGCAAGTTGTTAATGGAGAAATTAATTCTTTAAAAATCGAGCTTGATGAATATATAAAGGAGTGCTCAATAAGAGAAATGGAGCTTTACTATGAATGTATGAAAAAACTTGCAACTGCTAATGAGGCTGAAAGCAAAAGCAACTACAAAAATAGTAAAGGGCACAAGTGAACTTATATCAAACAAAACTTTTTACAACATTACAAAAGGAATACAAAAATAAATATGGAGTTGACATATCGCAATTTATAAAGCTAACAAATTCTTCAATTAATTTTGCTAAGTTTGAA
It encodes:
- a CDS encoding DUF603 domain-containing protein; translated protein: MKRAKRSFNDYVAYFREGLLSDKEIAAKLRVSKVNVWRMRQKWKSGESFVNEDSRLTISEDIFEHLLSQAFKSEVNAKKVRSELALERANLELGFIRAFKQYSGVELASIYTKIENLITEIDALNKASSKKNKQVVNGEINSLKIELDEYIKECSIREMELYYECMKKLATANEAESKSNYKNSKGHK